One window of the Archangium primigenium genome contains the following:
- a CDS encoding ribonuclease HII: MTHVDELLRECSLSELTERFLTRCQAVPTGFLEALDADSRRGAQTLARKLRARQGKNRAEGQRLRHLLRYETELWAQGHVHVAGVDEAGRGPLAGPVVAAAAILPQGWKLEGLDDSKKIGDEARREELAEAIKQGAVAWAVGIAEAEEIDQLNIRRASLLAMHRALQALGIQPTYVLLDAFTIPECPLPQKGIIKGDALSLSIAAASVLAKTTRDRTMRELDVRFPGYGLADHKGYPTASHVQAIRERGVLPIHRRSFAPVREALGPNTPPPPSAQGDLFASPGGAST, translated from the coding sequence ATGACGCACGTGGACGAATTGCTCCGGGAGTGTTCGCTGTCCGAGTTGACCGAGCGGTTCCTCACGCGCTGTCAGGCCGTGCCCACGGGCTTCCTGGAGGCCCTGGACGCGGACTCGCGGCGAGGCGCCCAGACGCTCGCCCGGAAGCTGCGCGCCCGGCAGGGGAAGAACCGCGCCGAGGGCCAGCGCCTGCGCCACCTGCTGCGCTACGAGACCGAATTGTGGGCCCAGGGCCACGTGCATGTCGCTGGCGTGGACGAGGCGGGCCGCGGTCCGCTCGCGGGCCCGGTGGTGGCCGCCGCCGCCATCCTCCCCCAGGGCTGGAAGCTCGAGGGCCTGGACGACTCGAAGAAGATCGGGGACGAGGCGCGCCGCGAGGAGCTGGCCGAGGCCATCAAGCAGGGCGCCGTGGCGTGGGCCGTGGGCATCGCCGAGGCGGAGGAGATCGATCAGCTCAACATCCGCCGCGCCAGCCTGCTCGCGATGCACCGCGCGCTGCAGGCCCTGGGCATCCAGCCCACCTACGTGCTGCTGGACGCCTTCACCATCCCCGAGTGTCCCCTGCCCCAGAAGGGCATCATCAAGGGCGACGCCCTGTCGCTGAGCATCGCGGCGGCGTCCGTGCTGGCCAAGACGACGCGGGACCGGACCATGCGCGAGCTGGACGTGCGCTTCCCTGGCTACGGGCTGGCGGACCACAAGGGCTACCCCACGGCCTCGCACGTCCAGGCGATTCGCGAGCGCGGCGTGCTGCCCATCCATCGCCGCAGCTTCGCGCCCGTGCGCGAGGCGCTCGGGCCCAACACGCCGCCTCCGCCCTCCGCCCAGGGTGACCTGTTCGCCTCACCGGGAGGCGCCTCCACATGA
- a CDS encoding carboxypeptidase regulatory-like domain-containing protein: MRTPLAMFRFRAAWLPPLGLLLLAACDGGIRVEPPTDVCTEVLVTLQVQVLSAQGMPVDDATVSATHLETGNTITSVTAGDGITRAVNEELGQGRVRLTARAGSKTSDSTEVLWTCDECHCYPDPSSVQLRLNP; encoded by the coding sequence GTGCGCACTCCCTTGGCCATGTTCCGCTTTCGCGCCGCGTGGTTGCCACCGTTGGGTCTGCTGCTGCTCGCCGCCTGCGATGGGGGCATCCGCGTCGAGCCCCCGACGGACGTCTGCACCGAGGTCCTGGTCACACTCCAAGTCCAGGTGCTCAGCGCTCAGGGCATGCCCGTGGACGACGCCACGGTGTCCGCCACCCACCTGGAGACGGGCAACACCATCACCAGTGTCACCGCGGGTGACGGAATCACCCGCGCGGTGAACGAGGAGCTGGGCCAGGGCCGCGTGCGGCTGACGGCCCGCGCGGGCTCCAAGACGAGCGACAGCACCGAGGTGCTGTGGACGTGCGACGAGTGCCACTGCTACCCGGACCCCAGCTCGGTCCAACTCCGGTTGAACCCATAA
- a CDS encoding M61 family metallopeptidase, which yields MSQGVHYRVSMPRPHTHLFEVRATFPPGPDLLDAVLPVWTPGSYMVREFSRHVQDVSAQGPDGQPLAVRRADKRTWRVEARGVAVTLAYRVYAHELSVRTSHLDGSHAYFNGATLFLYTEATRGLAHHVTVEAPPGWRAFTALDAHDGVFVADSYDALVDSPFEVGPHTPLTFSAAGVPHEVVVWGDTVPDPARLCVELQRLCETQARLFGGLPMKRYLFLVYLTDKGRGGLEHQASTALLFPRVGLHSPRGWEDFLTLAAHEYFHLWNVKRIKPRAFVPVDYAQENYTTLLWAFEGVTSYYDNRMVLRAGLMSASRYLVRLGETLSALQGTPGRKAQTLAESSFVCWVKHYRPDEHSPNSAISYYLKGEVVAVLLDLELRRATADARGLDDLMRVLWERHGDGAGVPEEGVEALASEVAGKDLRAFFDRAVRGTEELDYAVFAHVGLEVRARPRESTSDRGGTPAPRARSEARPRGWLGITPRSGGAFASIVEGSPAQEAGVYADDEIVALDGWRVDSAGLLSRCEDKLPGDTVHLTLFRRDRLVEVPVVLGQKPSDALWIARVDKPTEAQKTAFQAWLGTPWEELG from the coding sequence ATGTCGCAAGGGGTCCACTACCGCGTCTCGATGCCACGGCCGCACACGCACCTCTTCGAGGTGCGGGCCACCTTCCCCCCGGGTCCCGACCTGCTCGACGCCGTGCTGCCGGTGTGGACGCCCGGCAGCTACATGGTGCGGGAGTTCTCGCGCCACGTGCAGGACGTGAGCGCCCAGGGCCCGGACGGCCAGCCGCTCGCGGTGCGCCGCGCGGACAAGCGCACCTGGCGGGTGGAGGCCCGGGGCGTGGCCGTCACCCTCGCCTACCGCGTGTACGCCCACGAGCTGTCCGTGCGCACGAGCCACCTGGACGGCAGCCACGCCTACTTCAACGGCGCCACGCTCTTTCTCTACACCGAGGCCACGCGCGGGCTCGCCCACCACGTCACCGTGGAGGCCCCGCCGGGCTGGCGTGCCTTCACCGCGCTGGACGCGCACGACGGCGTCTTCGTGGCGGACAGCTACGACGCGCTGGTGGACAGCCCCTTCGAGGTCGGGCCCCACACACCCCTTACCTTCAGTGCCGCGGGGGTGCCCCACGAGGTGGTGGTGTGGGGCGACACCGTGCCGGATCCGGCGCGGCTGTGCGTGGAGCTGCAGCGCCTGTGCGAGACCCAGGCCCGGCTCTTCGGCGGCCTGCCCATGAAGCGCTACCTGTTCCTCGTCTACCTCACGGACAAGGGCCGGGGGGGGCTGGAGCACCAGGCGTCCACGGCGCTGCTGTTTCCGCGCGTGGGGCTGCACAGCCCGCGCGGCTGGGAGGACTTCCTCACCCTGGCCGCCCACGAGTACTTCCACCTGTGGAACGTCAAGCGCATCAAACCCCGCGCCTTCGTGCCCGTGGACTACGCGCAGGAGAACTACACCACGCTCTTGTGGGCCTTCGAGGGCGTCACCTCCTACTACGACAACCGCATGGTGCTGCGCGCGGGGCTGATGAGCGCCAGCCGCTACCTCGTCCGCCTGGGCGAGACGTTGTCGGCGCTCCAGGGCACCCCGGGGCGCAAGGCGCAGACGCTCGCCGAGTCCTCCTTCGTGTGCTGGGTGAAGCACTACCGGCCGGACGAGCACAGCCCCAACAGCGCCATCTCCTACTACCTCAAGGGCGAGGTGGTGGCGGTGCTGCTGGACCTGGAGCTGCGGCGCGCCACGGCGGACGCGCGGGGCCTGGACGACCTGATGCGCGTGCTGTGGGAGCGCCACGGCGATGGCGCCGGCGTGCCCGAGGAGGGCGTGGAGGCGCTGGCCTCGGAGGTGGCGGGGAAGGACTTGAGGGCCTTCTTCGACCGGGCGGTGCGCGGCACGGAGGAGCTGGACTACGCCGTGTTCGCCCACGTGGGCCTGGAGGTGCGGGCGCGTCCCCGTGAGTCCACGAGCGATCGCGGCGGCACGCCCGCGCCCCGCGCCCGGAGCGAGGCCCGCCCCCGGGGCTGGCTCGGCATCACCCCCCGGAGCGGCGGCGCCTTCGCCTCCATCGTGGAGGGCTCGCCCGCGCAAGAGGCCGGGGTGTACGCGGACGACGAGATCGTGGCGCTCGACGGCTGGCGGGTGGACAGCGCCGGCCTGCTGTCGCGCTGCGAGGACAAGCTCCCCGGCGACACCGTGCACCTCACGCTGTTTCGCCGGGACCGGCTGGTGGAGGTGCCCGTGGTGCTCGGCCAGAAGCCCTCGGACGCGCTCTGGATCGCCCGCGTGGACAAGCCCACCGAGGCCCAGAAGACCGCCTTCCAGGCCTGGCTCGGCACCCCGTGGGAGGAGCTGGGGTAG
- a CDS encoding RsmB/NOP family class I SAM-dependent RNA methyltransferase, producing MKKNPRPPPRASQPRRDSSRRDAPRRESPRRESPDSQAPRGERPVREDLVLQACLEAYGFIRHEGRLSDRALDFTLRHKKNLYSNERRAVAERVYALLRRQRTVDFLLEHAHRGFTKLDRTHQDVLRLAASRVLHGESVADVERSSQLAVMGDAGLSGLSHAARTLEGLPPDKRFPIAASLPDFLAVRFRETFGADAERAAEAMNERAPLNARVNGLKGDREWLRARLAQEGVSTTPTPLSPLGLTLDTRINAFSLESFRDGAFELQDEGSQLLGMLVDAPPTKVVDACAGAGGKTLQLAVQMKNRGDLYALDIEEGRMEDLRKRTRRAGVHNVRTQLIPSDGPEVDTALAALQGKADRVLVDAPCSGTGTLRRKPDARYRLTAEMLAEHVVRQKRLLERFSHLVKPGGRLIYGTCSVLREENEAVVEDFLSRHPEFSVRPVAEELGAELGARVSAGPYLRLAPHLHGTDGFFGAILVRAK from the coding sequence ATGAAGAAGAATCCCCGCCCGCCCCCCCGGGCCTCCCAGCCCCGCCGTGACTCCTCCCGCCGGGATGCCCCCCGCCGGGAGTCCCCCCGCCGGGAGTCCCCCGACTCCCAGGCGCCGCGCGGCGAGCGCCCCGTGCGCGAGGACCTGGTCCTCCAGGCGTGCCTCGAGGCCTATGGCTTCATCCGCCACGAGGGCCGGCTGTCCGACCGGGCCCTGGACTTCACCCTGCGGCACAAGAAGAACCTCTACTCCAACGAGCGCCGGGCCGTGGCCGAGCGGGTGTACGCCCTCTTGCGCCGCCAGCGCACGGTGGACTTCCTCCTGGAGCACGCGCACCGGGGCTTCACCAAGCTGGATCGGACGCACCAGGACGTGCTGCGCCTGGCCGCCTCGCGCGTGCTGCACGGCGAGAGCGTGGCCGACGTGGAGCGCAGCTCCCAGCTCGCGGTGATGGGCGACGCGGGCCTGTCGGGCTTGTCGCACGCGGCGCGCACGCTGGAGGGCCTCCCGCCGGACAAGCGCTTCCCCATCGCCGCGTCGCTGCCGGACTTCCTGGCGGTGCGCTTCCGGGAGACGTTCGGCGCGGATGCCGAGCGGGCCGCCGAGGCGATGAACGAGCGCGCCCCGCTCAACGCGCGCGTCAACGGGCTCAAGGGAGACCGGGAGTGGCTGCGGGCGCGGCTCGCCCAGGAAGGCGTGAGCACCACGCCCACGCCCCTGTCGCCCCTGGGGCTCACGCTGGACACGCGCATCAACGCCTTCTCGCTGGAGTCCTTCCGCGACGGCGCCTTCGAGCTGCAGGACGAGGGCAGCCAGCTGCTCGGCATGCTCGTGGACGCGCCGCCCACCAAGGTGGTGGACGCGTGCGCGGGCGCGGGCGGCAAGACGCTGCAGCTCGCCGTACAGATGAAGAACCGGGGCGACCTGTACGCGCTGGACATCGAGGAGGGGCGCATGGAGGACCTGCGCAAGCGCACCCGCCGGGCTGGCGTGCACAACGTGCGCACCCAGCTCATCCCCTCGGATGGCCCCGAGGTGGACACGGCGCTCGCGGCGCTCCAGGGCAAGGCGGACCGGGTGCTGGTGGACGCGCCGTGCAGCGGCACGGGCACCCTGCGGCGCAAGCCGGACGCGCGCTACCGCCTCACGGCGGAGATGCTCGCCGAGCACGTGGTGCGGCAGAAGCGGCTGCTCGAGCGCTTCTCCCACCTGGTGAAGCCCGGCGGGCGGCTCATCTACGGCACGTGCAGCGTGCTGCGCGAGGAGAACGAGGCGGTGGTGGAGGACTTCCTCTCCCGGCACCCGGAGTTCTCGGTGCGGCCGGTGGCCGAGGAGCTGGGCGCGGAGCTGGGCGCCCGGGTGAGCGCGGGGCCCTACCTGCGGCTCGCCCCGCACTTGCACGGCACGGATGGATTCTTCGGCGCCATCCTGGTGCGCGCGAAGTAA
- a CDS encoding purple acid phosphatase family protein, whose amino-acid sequence MHRLHSLALGAVTALSLVTAAPARAAGLAREPYLQKVGTDSALVAFRVAASCAPTVYYGTHGSTDQQAKAPNQGTRHAIELTGLEPGTAYTYVVDACGVRTNPVTFSTASKPGVRRVHFTAVGDFGSNSRDQVEVARAMLGRTPELFLALGDNAYEAGTEAEFQRNLFEPMAPLLAQVPFFAVPGNHEYETNKGQPYFDNLYLPTSSTGGESYYSFDWGFVHFVGIDSSCALGLAPTSRCTPENQRKWVEEDLAASNAPWKIAYMHYPPWSSGEHGSQLNIRKQFAPLFEKYGVDLVLTGHDHDYERSQPMVGDAPARSGTRAPVYLVVGSGGASLRDMGLSSKPSWSVLRNNGDHGYLDVKVEGGTLTAQMLTPSGKAMDTFSLTKTLPPEAAEPAPGTPAETPAPGDSTTPPSIPGSSGSTPTLPSDKDLDDPEGLNSVAGGCSAGPAMALLPGALLVLGSALRRRRR is encoded by the coding sequence ATGCACCGACTGCACTCCCTGGCGCTCGGCGCCGTGACCGCGCTTTCCCTGGTGACAGCCGCCCCTGCGCGGGCCGCGGGTCTGGCGCGCGAGCCCTACCTCCAGAAGGTGGGCACCGACAGCGCCCTCGTCGCCTTCCGGGTGGCCGCCTCCTGCGCCCCCACCGTCTATTACGGCACCCACGGCAGCACGGATCAGCAGGCCAAGGCCCCCAACCAGGGGACCCGGCACGCGATCGAGCTCACGGGCCTCGAGCCGGGCACCGCCTACACCTACGTGGTGGACGCGTGCGGCGTGCGCACCAACCCCGTCACCTTCTCCACCGCCTCCAAGCCCGGCGTGCGCCGTGTGCACTTCACCGCCGTGGGCGACTTCGGTTCCAACAGCCGGGATCAGGTCGAGGTGGCGCGCGCCATGCTCGGCCGCACGCCGGAGCTTTTCCTCGCCCTGGGGGACAACGCCTACGAGGCGGGCACCGAGGCCGAGTTCCAGCGCAACCTCTTCGAGCCCATGGCGCCCCTGCTCGCGCAGGTGCCCTTCTTCGCCGTGCCCGGCAACCACGAGTACGAGACGAACAAGGGCCAGCCCTACTTCGACAACCTCTACCTGCCCACCAGCTCCACCGGCGGCGAGTCCTACTACTCGTTCGACTGGGGCTTCGTGCACTTCGTGGGCATCGACTCGAGCTGCGCGCTGGGCCTGGCCCCCACGAGCCGCTGCACCCCGGAGAACCAGCGCAAGTGGGTGGAGGAGGATCTGGCCGCGAGCAACGCGCCCTGGAAGATCGCCTACATGCACTACCCGCCGTGGAGCAGCGGCGAGCACGGCTCCCAGCTGAACATCCGCAAGCAGTTCGCCCCCCTGTTCGAGAAGTACGGCGTGGACCTGGTGCTCACCGGGCATGACCACGACTACGAGCGCAGCCAGCCCATGGTGGGCGACGCGCCGGCGCGCTCGGGCACCCGGGCGCCGGTGTACCTGGTGGTGGGCAGCGGCGGCGCGAGCCTGCGGGACATGGGCCTGAGCAGCAAGCCCTCCTGGTCCGTGCTGCGCAACAACGGCGACCACGGCTACCTCGACGTGAAGGTCGAGGGCGGCACCCTCACCGCCCAGATGCTCACGCCCTCGGGCAAGGCGATGGACACCTTCTCCCTCACCAAGACCCTGCCCCCGGAGGCGGCCGAGCCCGCGCCGGGCACGCCCGCGGAGACCCCCGCTCCGGGCGACTCGACGACGCCGCCCTCCATCCCCGGCTCCTCGGGCAGCACCCCCACCCTGCCCTCGGACAAGGACCTGGATGACCCCGAGGGCCTGAACTCCGTGGCCGGCGGGTGCTCGGCGGGACCCGCCATGGCGCTGCTGCCCGGGGCCCTGCTGGTGCTCGGAAGTGCCCTGCGCCGCCGCCGGCGCTAG
- a CDS encoding DUF2007 domain-containing protein, producing the protein MHTSESDLCLLTTCADPAEASTLRALLDSDDIDCVVQGEHHSGMLGPALGGAIIDVRVLVARKNLERALALLDAHVETPEQRAAALAAGVEEEAPPPCPVHGEVSTGVCSGCDTFLCAHCDAPGEPPLCEDCQEHKNDAPGPRWDFRRKRVGWVTLGLMFGPGLLAGVLG; encoded by the coding sequence ATGCACACGTCGGAATCGGATCTCTGCCTGCTCACCACCTGCGCCGACCCGGCCGAGGCCTCGACGCTGCGCGCCCTGCTCGACTCGGATGACATCGACTGTGTCGTCCAGGGCGAGCATCACAGTGGGATGCTCGGTCCCGCGCTGGGCGGTGCCATCATCGACGTGCGCGTGCTGGTGGCCCGGAAGAACCTCGAGCGGGCCCTGGCACTCCTCGACGCCCACGTGGAGACGCCGGAGCAGCGGGCCGCCGCGCTTGCCGCGGGCGTGGAGGAAGAGGCGCCCCCTCCCTGCCCGGTGCACGGAGAGGTCTCCACGGGGGTCTGCTCGGGGTGTGACACCTTCCTGTGCGCGCACTGTGACGCGCCGGGCGAGCCCCCTCTGTGCGAGGACTGCCAGGAGCACAAGAACGACGCCCCGGGCCCGCGATGGGACTTCCGCCGCAAGCGCGTCGGATGGGTCACGCTCGGCCTCATGTTCGGCCCCGGTCTCCTCGCGGGCGTGTTGGGGTGA
- a CDS encoding DUF2809 domain-containing protein, with translation MQTDAVPPSRPRMLLVPAVLLVVVLGLGSRSGMARHALPRFLTAYAGDTLWATLVYLGLFVLWPRLSVGRAAAGSLGFAVLIECSQLFHPPWLDELRSHTLVALVLGRGFLVSDLFCYAVGVALGVGLDVGFFSRAAWRVNPRGSP, from the coding sequence ATGCAGACCGATGCGGTCCCTCCGTCCCGCCCCCGGATGCTCCTGGTGCCAGCCGTGCTGCTCGTCGTCGTGCTGGGACTGGGCTCGCGCTCCGGGATGGCCCGACACGCGCTGCCGCGCTTCCTCACCGCCTACGCGGGGGACACGCTGTGGGCCACGCTCGTCTACCTGGGGCTGTTCGTGCTCTGGCCCCGGCTGTCCGTGGGGCGCGCGGCGGCGGGGAGTCTGGGCTTCGCGGTGCTCATCGAATGCAGCCAGCTCTTCCACCCCCCCTGGCTGGATGAACTCCGGTCGCACACCCTCGTCGCCCTGGTGCTGGGCCGAGGGTTCCTCGTGTCGGATCTCTTCTGCTACGCGGTGGGCGTGGCGCTCGGCGTGGGGCTTGACGTGGGGTTCTTCTCCCGAGCCGCCTGGCGGGTGAACCCAAGGGGCTCACCCTAG
- a CDS encoding alpha/beta hydrolase family protein has product MSSEHSKHHPLAEPLALPRDEALNAPVPVISASPVVLPAPGRGEDLLVRVSAPAVGSALPIIVFSHGFGSSMDGYAPLANYWAARGFVVIQPTFLDSRRLGLPPEDARRPFIWRTRVADLQRILDQLDVLERAVPGLAGRLDPSRIAAVGHSFGAQTTGLLLGTRTLGFDGSVGEDLSDPRIKVGVLLCAGGRGGDALSPLAVERFPYLNQSYAGMKTPTLVVWGDQDHSPLTVVGPGWFKDAYTLSPGANALLTLFGGGHMLGGISGYQVTETTDENPERVAVVQRMTWAYLRSVLYPGDPAWSSARADLRERPQPPGQIDVK; this is encoded by the coding sequence ATGTCCTCGGAGCACTCCAAACACCATCCGCTGGCCGAGCCGCTCGCCCTGCCTCGGGACGAGGCCTTGAACGCGCCCGTCCCCGTCATCTCCGCGAGTCCGGTCGTGTTGCCGGCGCCGGGACGGGGCGAGGATCTCCTGGTGCGCGTTTCCGCGCCCGCGGTGGGCAGCGCGCTGCCGATCATCGTCTTCTCCCACGGCTTCGGATCGTCCATGGACGGCTATGCCCCCCTCGCGAACTACTGGGCGGCACGTGGCTTCGTCGTGATTCAGCCCACCTTCCTCGATTCCAGGCGGTTGGGTCTCCCTCCGGAGGATGCCCGGAGGCCGTTCATCTGGCGGACCCGCGTCGCCGACCTCCAACGCATTCTCGATCAACTGGATGTCCTCGAACGGGCCGTCCCGGGCCTCGCGGGCCGCCTCGACCCCAGCCGCATCGCCGCGGTCGGGCACTCGTTCGGCGCACAGACCACCGGCCTGTTGCTGGGCACGAGGACGCTGGGGTTCGACGGGAGCGTGGGCGAGGACCTGTCCGACCCTCGCATCAAGGTGGGTGTGCTCCTCTGCGCGGGGGGCCGAGGGGGCGACGCGCTCAGCCCCCTCGCGGTCGAACGCTTCCCCTACCTGAATCAGAGCTACGCCGGGATGAAGACGCCCACCCTCGTGGTCTGGGGGGATCAGGACCACTCACCGCTGACGGTCGTCGGGCCCGGGTGGTTCAAGGACGCCTACACCTTGAGCCCGGGCGCCAATGCGCTGCTCACGCTGTTCGGCGGAGGGCACATGCTTGGCGGCATCTCCGGCTACCAGGTGACGGAGACCACGGACGAGAACCCCGAGCGGGTCGCCGTGGTGCAGCGGATGACCTGGGCGTACCTGCGCAGTGTGTTGTACCCGGGCGATCCCGCTTGGAGCTCGGCCCGTGCCGACTTGAGGGAGCGCCCCCAGCCGCCCGGCCAGATCGACGTCAAATGA
- a CDS encoding winged helix-turn-helix transcriptional regulator, translated as MEKGRRSTAEPLVRMCETEESTAVREFLTKVGDKWSILVVVMLAKTPRNRARFSELQRMVRGISQRMLTTTLRDLERDGFVSREVFPEVPPRVEYELTPLGLGLMKPMQALVDWIGGNWGAIKTARARFDERTR; from the coding sequence ATGGAGAAGGGCCGTCGAAGCACCGCCGAGCCGCTCGTGCGCATGTGCGAGACCGAGGAGTCCACGGCCGTCCGGGAATTCCTGACGAAGGTGGGCGACAAGTGGAGCATCCTGGTGGTGGTCATGCTCGCGAAGACCCCCCGCAACCGCGCGCGCTTCTCCGAGCTCCAGCGGATGGTGCGTGGGATTTCCCAGCGCATGCTCACCACCACCCTGCGCGACCTGGAGCGGGATGGCTTCGTGTCGCGTGAAGTCTTTCCCGAGGTGCCGCCGCGGGTGGAATACGAATTGACCCCACTGGGTCTCGGTTTGATGAAGCCGATGCAGGCGTTGGTCGATTGGATCGGCGGCAACTGGGGCGCGATCAAGACAGCGAGAGCGCGCTTCGACGAGCGGACGCGATGA
- a CDS encoding DUF4303 domain-containing protein has translation MDWKALETRLVDTARATLDDWLARGASPLYAVAFHASYREEEHTLGLPSLAANSLAALTADHPGWKEEGFVGVKWNPADWRWDQEPDDAGLTALDAALQAEAHGKGPAHWHKTEARFIATVTRAAKTLAKQFAKDPRVERDFVVFFHDEDGGAELARASIPKARFLRLFPEQDATEQLRREVATRPVPEQVDYYLSRLDSYDGINCEEAQAWLIAHGEAAAPALTERLRAQPDDWQAARLLGATGVSSPESLAALRHALLHGTDESARTWSANALGYMGDFEWLLDKAAEPGLGRLAAEGCCANLRPFRDDNARPLPLDYAPLETLLARHPKLKTVVEKDILRLGGGSCEIGADEVAEVCRGLRSPHASVRRHAAFALDNRRLGKPQRAQAMDALRAARADADPTVARLAGEALASLSR, from the coding sequence ATGGACTGGAAGGCATTGGAGACACGGCTCGTCGACACCGCCCGCGCGACGCTCGACGACTGGCTCGCGCGAGGCGCCAGCCCCTTGTACGCCGTCGCCTTCCACGCGAGCTACCGCGAGGAGGAGCACACGCTGGGGCTGCCCTCGCTGGCCGCCAACAGCCTCGCGGCGCTCACCGCCGACCACCCCGGGTGGAAGGAGGAGGGCTTCGTCGGCGTCAAATGGAACCCGGCCGACTGGCGCTGGGACCAGGAACCCGACGACGCCGGGCTGACCGCCCTCGATGCCGCCTTGCAGGCCGAGGCCCATGGCAAGGGGCCCGCGCACTGGCACAAGACCGAGGCGCGCTTCATCGCCACCGTGACGCGCGCCGCGAAGACGCTGGCCAAACAGTTCGCCAAGGATCCCCGCGTGGAGCGCGACTTCGTCGTGTTCTTCCATGACGAGGACGGCGGCGCCGAGCTGGCCCGCGCCAGCATTCCCAAGGCGCGCTTCCTGCGCCTGTTCCCCGAGCAGGACGCCACCGAACAACTGCGCCGGGAAGTGGCCACTCGGCCCGTGCCGGAACAGGTGGACTACTACCTGAGCCGTCTGGACAGCTACGACGGCATCAACTGCGAGGAGGCCCAGGCCTGGCTGATCGCCCACGGAGAAGCCGCCGCCCCGGCCCTGACCGAACGCCTGCGGGCCCAACCCGACGACTGGCAGGCGGCGCGGCTGCTCGGTGCCACCGGCGTGAGCAGCCCGGAGAGCCTCGCGGCGCTGCGCCACGCGCTGCTGCACGGCACCGACGAGAGCGCGAGGACCTGGAGCGCGAACGCCCTGGGGTACATGGGGGACTTCGAGTGGCTGCTGGACAAGGCGGCCGAGCCCGGGCTGGGTCGGCTCGCGGCGGAGGGCTGCTGTGCCAACCTGCGTCCTTTCCGCGACGACAACGCGCGCCCCTTGCCGCTGGACTACGCGCCGCTGGAGACGCTGCTCGCGCGCCACCCGAAGCTGAAGACCGTCGTGGAAAAAGACATCCTCCGGCTCGGCGGAGGCTCGTGTGAGATTGGCGCGGACGAGGTGGCCGAGGTCTGTCGCGGCCTGCGCTCGCCCCACGCGAGCGTGCGCCGCCACGCGGCCTTCGCGCTCGACAACCGGCGGCTCGGCAAACCCCAACGGGCCCAGGCGATGGATGCGCTGCGCGCCGCGCGGGCCGACGCCGACCCCACGGTGGCCCGTCTCGCGGGCGAGGCGCTGGCGTCGCTCAGCCGCTGA